The Notamacropus eugenii isolate mMacEug1 chromosome Y, mMacEug1.pri_v2, whole genome shotgun sequence genome includes a window with the following:
- the LOC140516813 gene encoding uncharacterized protein isoform X1, translating into MKSPCVLEMTLLAFLLLLHGSHSGFQSPDPEALSHTLFGSPCDCSGGTVTVRPNTYTRMIDCTDRTAYLAYHHTATGISKQTWKCVRKPRVIPPNGDQPGPCPTDCKYLEALHSTCYSSTQQCSSASGTVYLTALQERKYAGTFGGELGMSPSSRGTTNKHAQASCGKENIGKNVCWPPRAPTHISDGGGPTDQIREFEIEASLKSPINIHYHRLASLENPADNEEDGLQFSKLVQSESRCTRWWKAFREKCRAAAVRKPMTGILRPHASGR; encoded by the exons GAGATGACACTTCTAGCGTTTCTCCTCCTGCTCCATGGAAGCCACAGCGGTTTTCAATCTCCCGACCCAGAAGCGCTTAGCCATACCCTCTTTGGGAGCCCTTGTGACTGCAGCGGGGGTACGGTCACTGTCCGCCCTAACACCTATACGCGAATGATCGATTGTACAGACAGGACGGCCTACCTCGCTTACCATCATACGGCCACAGGCATCTCCAAACAAACCTGGAAATGCGTAAGAAAACCCCGAGTCATCCCTCCAAATGGTGACCAGCCTGGGCCCTGCCCCACTGATTGCAAGTACCTTGAGGCCTTGCACTCTACATGCTACAGCTCCACCCAGCAGTGCAGTAGTGCCTCAGGGACAGTATATCTTACTGCATTGCAGGAGAGGAAATATGCTGGCACTTTTGGAGGTGAATTAGGGATGAGCCCCAGCTCTCGTGGTACCACTAACAAACATGCTCAGGCTTCTTGCGGCaaggaaaatattggaaagaaTGTCTGTTGGCCCCCCCGTGCACCCACCCATATTTCTGATGGGGGTGGCCCCACGGACCAGATTAGAGAATTTGAG ATTGAGGCTTCTCTTAAAAGCCCTATCAATATCCATTATCATCGCCTGGCATCTCTGGAGAACCCTGCGGACAACGAGGAGGACGGACTTCAGTTCTCCAAGCTTGTGCAGTCGGAGTCCCGCTGCACGCGGTGGTGGAAGGCTTTCAGGGAAAAGTGTAGGGCAGCAGCTGTGAGAAAGCCCATGACGGGAATATTGAGGCCCCATGCATCAGGAAGATAG
- the LOC140516813 gene encoding uncharacterized protein isoform X2 has product MKSPCVLEMTLLAFLLLLHGSHSGFQSPDPEALSHTLFGSPCDCSGGTVTVRPNTYTRMIDCTDRTAYLAYHHTATGISKQTWKCERKYAGTFGGELGMSPSSRGTTNKHAQASCGKENIGKNVCWPPRAPTHISDGGGPTDQIREFEIEASLKSPINIHYHRLASLENPADNEEDGLQFSKLVQSESRCTRWWKAFREKCRAAAVRKPMTGILRPHASGR; this is encoded by the exons GAGATGACACTTCTAGCGTTTCTCCTCCTGCTCCATGGAAGCCACAGCGGTTTTCAATCTCCCGACCCAGAAGCGCTTAGCCATACCCTCTTTGGGAGCCCTTGTGACTGCAGCGGGGGTACGGTCACTGTCCGCCCTAACACCTATACGCGAATGATCGATTGTACAGACAGGACGGCCTACCTCGCTTACCATCATACGGCCACAGGCATCTCCAAACAAACCTGGAAATGC GAGAGGAAATATGCTGGCACTTTTGGAGGTGAATTAGGGATGAGCCCCAGCTCTCGTGGTACCACTAACAAACATGCTCAGGCTTCTTGCGGCaaggaaaatattggaaagaaTGTCTGTTGGCCCCCCCGTGCACCCACCCATATTTCTGATGGGGGTGGCCCCACGGACCAGATTAGAGAATTTGAG ATTGAGGCTTCTCTTAAAAGCCCTATCAATATCCATTATCATCGCCTGGCATCTCTGGAGAACCCTGCGGACAACGAGGAGGACGGACTTCAGTTCTCCAAGCTTGTGCAGTCGGAGTCCCGCTGCACGCGGTGGTGGAAGGCTTTCAGGGAAAAGTGTAGGGCAGCAGCTGTGAGAAAGCCCATGACGGGAATATTGAGGCCCCATGCATCAGGAAGATAG